Genomic window (Ictalurus punctatus breed USDA103 chromosome 16, Coco_2.0, whole genome shotgun sequence):
CTACACTTGGAGCACAAAATGTTTTAGTGATGGACCCGAGATTTACAGAGACTATGCAGCGCGCTATGAAGGGAAATAATATTTTGGATGCCGCTGATTCTCCAGAGTTGGTAAGGGCTTGTTTATAGCTTTGTGACTTTATTCAAACATTTATATAGTGAACAATAGGCATATTTGTCACCTTGACATACACTGTGTTGCTTTATTACACCCTCGTCGACAAGTTTCCAGTAAATTTCAGTCACCAGTATTCTGTTGTACATTTAATTAGTTATGTGGTTTCTTCAGCACAATACAGTTAACTTGACCCGCTAAAAAATATTgttaagaattttaaaaaactagAAATTGTTTTGcgtttctctccttttttttgcaACCATCAGACAATTTTGCAAGTTGTCCATTTTTCATAACCCTGAAACATACACGTTGTCAAATATTTTCCATTCTACAGTATCGCCTCAGTGTTTGTTATCTCCATTAAAAATCAGTATACTATAGATTAGTCCGTGTGTTACTAAATACTGAACacgatatttatttatagcacaATTCAGGACAGCAAGGGACAACTTCACGAATGTGATCatgtatttaaatttaattacgAATAATTTAAAGTAATTCAACAGGTTAAACTCAGACATGTCTACAGATACGTGCCACAGTTTACAAAGCAGTACTTCCAATGCAGGAAATCAACAGAGTTTAAAGATGAGTATTATTTTATACGGGCACAATAAGCTTTAAATTATGAATACTAAAATACTTTTGGGTAGAGTTGTTGTATCGATTCTTGATGgctttgtgtattttttattttttattttttatattttttttttacaaatagaCTCCATCGAAGAGAATATTCCTAAATACCTACGTGGtgtttattatgttttaaaCAAGTTTTCTTTGGCTGCTGTAATTTAGATATTTTCAGAACCATTTATGCTGAACAGCGACACAACTCGCCATACTGAACTCATGTCTAACTGCGTTTTTGGCTTTCTATAAAGATTTGAATATTGTCTGGCAGCAAACTGTTCAGGTAGTACTTACACCTTTATGAATGGGCTTTCAACTCTAGGTCATGTGATTGTAGTAGGTTTAACGTAAATATTTTTCTTCCCTATCTTCCTCGCCGTTAGTTCCGGGGGAAACATCCACGCTGGTTTATTGTCTCCTAAATAAGGCTGTGaaattttaaaagatatttacAAAGCAGAACGTTTTCACAAAACAAAGTGCAATCCAGCAGAAatttggttaaaataaatagctaaaataaaacataaaaaaattgaaaatttCTGCCTGATAAATGGATGTTCACAATTACGTCAAAATCAAAGTTATTTCTTTAATATTATTGCTATTTGCATTTTCGGACTGATATTAAATCAAAGTGCAATTCTTGATTTTTACTCAAAGGGCCGCTGTTTATCAAGGAAGCTTAAATTTTGCGCCTTCATGTCCCATACCCACCCCTAGCAAACCTCAGACCAGAGAGAGAAACGCTTCGCTGTAGGACGGTATTTGCGCACACGGtgttgaacattttatttaaaatccgTTACCCGAAACAGAGCGTGGATTTTCCGTGGATATGCACagatatcaaacattttaaaattgaattaaatttttttttctgctgatcTTCTGAACCGCCGGGAAAATGGCAGACGCAGTGATTTGGCACACGGTATTGTTCTTCATCCTCCTTTCTTCTCGCTCCGTGATCGCGCAGGTCAGCTACTCCATACCGGAGGAAATGGGGAAAGGCTCGATGGTTGGAAATATTGCTCAGGATTTGGGTTTGGATATAAAAAGATTGAAATCTGGGAAAGCGCGCATTTACACAGTGGACAGCACGGAATATATAGAGCTGAACAGAGAGAGGGGCTCGCTTctcattaaagaaaaaatagatcGAGAGTCGCTTTGTGCAAAAAAGACTCCGTGTGCTTTACATCTACAAATGATTCTCGAGAGTCCAATGGAACGGTACACAATAACTATCGAAATCACCGACATTAATGATAATGCGCCGTTTTTCCAGAAGGAGGAAATTCGTTTTGAAATAAGCGAGTCGGCTGTACCGGGAGCGAGATTCATGTTAGAGAGAGCAATGGATGCTGACGTCGGTACCTACGGCCTTCAGAGCTACTTACTTAAACCGACAGATCATTTTGTTTTAGATTTGCAAAACCACGTAGGTGGTGGAAAAATCGTTGAAATGGTTTTACAAAAACCACTCGATAGAGAAAAGCAGGAAAGGCTTACATTATTATTGACAGCGATGGATGGAGGTGAACCGGTTCTGTCTGGTACTGTACAGATACACGTTACTGTTCTAGATGTTAATGATAACGGTCCTGTCTTTacgcaaaaaatatataaagccTCAGTGCTTGAAAACGCACCAAAAGGCACTAAATTGACAACCGTGAGCGCGTCTGATGCTGATGAAGGAACGAACGGACAGGTGACTTATTACATTTCAAACAATGAGGAGGAtgtgaatgaaatgtttattatacaCCAGAATAGCGGTGAATTAACGTTAAAAGGACAGGGTGACTTTGAAAAAACAAGCCATTATGAACTTGATGTACAAGCCAGGGACCAAGGAGGGCTATCGGACTCATGTAAGGTAATTATTGATGTGTTGGATATAAACGATAATAAACCGACAATCAGTATTTTGTCAAAGGCCAGTTCTATATCGGAGGAATCTCCTTCTAGCACCGTTGTTGCAATGATGAACGTAAATGATCCGGATTCAGCTGAAAATGGAAAGGTTCAGTGTATTATAAGTGAAAATATTCCCTTTGCAATCACATCTCCGTCCAAAAATTTCTTCAGCCTGCTCACAGATCAGGAtctggatagagagagagaagctgagtACAACATCACTGTGACTTGCTCTGATGAGGGAGTCCCCTCACTCTCCAGCAGCATTTCTCTCCGTTTACACATATCAGATGTAAATGACAACGCGCCTGTGTTTGAGAGAAAGAATTACGAGGCATATGTGGTGGAGAACAACACACCAGGTCTCTCTATATTCACAGTGAAGGCGAGTGACGCAGACTCCAATCAGAATGCTCGAGTTTCTTATATTTTAGAAGAGAGCACTGTCAATGGAGTTCCTGTATCATCATATGTGTCAGTCAGtgctgatagtggagtcattaATGCAGTGCACGCTTTCGACTACGAGCAGTTAAAGGACTTCCATTTCCGCGTCAGAGCGCAGGACGGAGGCTCCCCTCCACTCAGTAGTAACGTGACAGTAAAAATTACAATCCAAGATCAGAATGACAACGCTCCTCAGGTTCTCTACCCAGTACAGACTGGTGGCTCTGTGGTTGCTGAGATTGTGCCTCGTTCAGCAGATGTCGGCTATCTGGTCACTAAAGTGGTGGCTGTTGATGTGGACTCTGGACAGAATGCCTGGCTCTCCTACAAACTCCAGAAAGTCACAGACAGGGCTCTGTTTGAAGTGGGAGTGCAGAATGGAGAGATACGAACTGTGCGCCAGGTCACTGATAAAGATGCTGTCAAACAAAAGCTTACTGTAGTTGTGGAGGATAACGGACAGCCATCTCGCTCAGCTGTAGTGAACATCAATGTAGTTGTAGCGGACACTTTCCCTGAAGTGCTCTCAGAATTCACCGACTTTACGCACGCCAAACAATATAATGATGACCTCaccttttatttagttttagcaTTAGCTgctgtttctttccttttcatcaCAACTGTAgtagttataatatcagtaaaGATCTACAGGTGGAGACAATCGCGCGTCTTCCATCACTCCAATCTCCCAGTTATTCCGTACTATCCACCCGGTTACGCAGACACAGGAGTTACTGGAACTCTGCCGCACATGTATAATTATGATGCTTGTATGACGACTGACTCGAGGAAGAGTGGCTGTAAATATTCTACACTTGGAGGACAAAGTGTTTTAGTGATGGACCCGAGTTTTACAGAGACTATGCAGCGCGCTATGAAGGGAAATAATATTTTGGATGAGGCTGATTCTCCAGAGTTGGTAAGGGCTTGTTTATAGCTTTGTTACTTTATTCAAACATTTATATAGTGAACAAAAGGCATATTTGTCACA
Coding sequences:
- the LOC108276785 gene encoding protocadherin beta-16 isoform X31 — encoded protein: MADAVIWHTVLFFILLSSRSVIAQVSYSIPEEMGKGSMVGNIAQDLGLDIKRLKSGKARIYTVDSTEYIELNRERGSLLIKEKIDRESLCAKKTPCALHLQMILESPMERYTITIEITDINDNAPFFQKEEIRFEISESAVPGARFMLERAMDADVGTYGLQSYLLKPTDHFVLDLQNHVGGGKIVEMVLQKPLDREKQERLTLLLTAMDGGEPVLSGTVQIHVTVLDVNDNGPVFTQKIYKASVLENAPKGTKLTTVSASDADEGTNGQVTYYISNNEEDVNEMFIIHQNSGELTLKGQGDFEKTSHYELDVQARDQGGLSDSCKVIIDVLDINDNKPTISILSKASSISEESPSSTVVAMMNVNDPDSAENGKVQCIISENIPFAITSPSKNFFSLLTDQDLDREREAEYNITVTCSDEGVPSLSSSISLRLHISDVNDNAPVFERKNYEAYVVENNTPGLSIFTVKASDADSNQNARVSYILEESTVNGVPVSSYVSVSADSGVINAVHAFDYEQLKDFHFRVRAQDGGSPPLSSNVTVKITIQDQNDNAPQVLYPVQTGGSVVAEIVPRSADVGYLVTKVVAVDVDSGQNAWLSYKLQKVTDRALFEVGVQNGEIRTVRQVTDKDAVKQKLTVVVEDNGQPSRSAVVNINVVVADTFPEVLSEFTDFTHAKQYNDDLTFYLVLALAAVSFLFITTVVVIISVKIYRWRQSRVFHHSNLPVIPYYPPGYADTGVTGTLPHMYNYDACMTTDSRKSGCKYSTLGGQSVLVMDPSFTETMQRAMKGNNILDEADSPELQKPPNNDWRLPPNQRPGPSGQHRFHTLQQRWTPYEKSRAGARPEEAGAGAVVGTGPWPNPPTEAEQLQALMAAANEVSEATATLGPRYNAQYVPDYRQNVYIPGSTATLTANPQQQMPQQALPPPQAPPQAAPTADVPKAAPTPASKKKVTKKDKK